Proteins encoded together in one Mycolicibacter minnesotensis window:
- a CDS encoding dihydrofolate reductase family protein → MGKLIYGFTVSVDGYIADARGSIDWSEPSDELHQYWNDFERQTALSFYGRRLYELMSAYWPTADEDPDAPPLVVDFARVWRAMPKVVFSRTLESVDWNSRLERGDPVEVVTRLKAETDGNLEVAGATLAAPIVQAGLVDEFRLVIAPTVVGGGTPFFPTLPSWISLRLLENRTFPGGAVLLRYAAEND, encoded by the coding sequence ATGGGCAAGCTCATCTACGGCTTCACGGTGTCGGTGGACGGCTATATCGCCGACGCACGGGGCAGCATCGACTGGAGCGAACCAAGCGATGAACTGCACCAGTACTGGAACGATTTCGAGCGGCAGACCGCGCTGTCGTTCTACGGGCGGCGACTCTACGAACTGATGTCGGCGTACTGGCCGACGGCCGATGAGGACCCGGACGCTCCCCCGCTGGTCGTCGACTTCGCCCGCGTCTGGCGCGCTATGCCGAAGGTGGTGTTCTCGCGCACCCTGGAGTCGGTCGACTGGAATTCCCGACTGGAACGCGGCGATCCGGTTGAGGTGGTGACGCGATTGAAGGCCGAAACCGACGGCAACCTGGAAGTGGCCGGCGCGACACTGGCCGCGCCGATCGTTCAGGCCGGCCTGGTGGACGAGTTTCGGCTCGTGATCGCGCCGACTGTCGTGGGCGGCGGCACCCCGTTTTTCCCGACGTTGCCGTCGTGGATCTCGCTGCGGCTGCTGGAGAACCGCACCTTTCCCGGCGGTGCGGTCCTGCTGCGCTACGCGGCCGAGAACGACTGA
- a CDS encoding NAD(P)H-dependent flavin oxidoreductase, which translates to MANRIQNLLGVAYPVVQAPMTYIARAELAAAVSEAGGLGVIETLTPEGRADLQRVRTLTDKPVAANLMIQGWKKDPSIVDTLAEAGVRHVFTSAGDPALFTAALHDAGMTVVHVVGSLKGAHKAADAGVDALVVEGVEGGGFKSLLGASTMVLLPLVAENVDLPIIAAGGICDARSAAASLVLGAEGVQMGTRMLASHESAVHANFKDAIVAASDSGTVLLDVPGNPTMRVLRTGLAARVAAHEPDSRLLGKITELYFDGDMEASVANTGQVSSRIVDLMPVAEIIRSTWGQIEAVLGEARSRAGGW; encoded by the coding sequence GTGGCCAACCGCATCCAAAACCTGCTCGGGGTCGCCTATCCCGTTGTCCAGGCCCCGATGACCTACATCGCTCGCGCCGAACTCGCCGCGGCGGTGTCGGAGGCAGGCGGGCTCGGCGTGATCGAGACCCTCACCCCGGAGGGGCGGGCCGATCTGCAGCGGGTTCGCACGCTCACCGACAAACCGGTGGCGGCCAATCTGATGATCCAGGGCTGGAAGAAGGATCCTTCGATCGTCGACACGCTGGCCGAGGCCGGTGTGCGCCACGTCTTCACCTCGGCGGGCGATCCAGCGTTGTTCACCGCGGCGCTGCACGACGCCGGCATGACGGTGGTGCACGTTGTCGGCTCGCTCAAGGGAGCCCACAAAGCCGCCGACGCCGGTGTCGACGCGCTGGTGGTCGAGGGCGTGGAAGGTGGCGGCTTCAAGTCGCTGCTCGGGGCTTCCACCATGGTGCTGCTGCCTTTGGTCGCCGAGAACGTCGACCTGCCGATCATCGCGGCGGGCGGTATCTGCGATGCGCGATCGGCTGCGGCGTCCCTGGTCTTGGGTGCCGAGGGTGTGCAGATGGGCACCCGGATGCTGGCCAGCCACGAGTCCGCGGTGCACGCGAATTTCAAGGACGCGATCGTGGCCGCCAGCGACTCCGGCACCGTGCTGCTCGATGTTCCCGGCAATCCCACCATGCGTGTCCTGCGAACCGGGTTGGCCGCCCGAGTCGCGGCACACGAACCGGATTCGCGGCTGCTGGGAAAGATCACCGAGCTCTACTTCGACGGCGATATGGAGGCCAGCGTCGCTAACACCGGCCAGGTGTCCTCCCGGATCGTCGATCTGATGCCGGTGGCCGAGATCATTCGCAGCACCTGGGGGCAGATCGAGGCGGTACTGGGCGAGGCGCGATCACGAGCCGGAGGTTGGTGA
- a CDS encoding TetR/AcrR family transcriptional regulator, with product MPPRGETRRRMLDAAIVVMRERGAGGLSIDEVLARSGCPRGSVYHHFPGGRAELQRRTLEYAGESYAGMIERAAAKGGSEAVISRVIAFWTRVLTESEFRAGCPVAAAAVNPAVGEEDLASRAAEIYLVWRDAVAAAYIAEGATAEHAEVLANTALSTVHGAITLCRITRSLGPLESVAESLRLLAASAERRTPADN from the coding sequence ATGCCGCCGCGCGGAGAGACACGGCGCCGCATGTTGGATGCGGCGATCGTGGTGATGCGCGAGCGCGGTGCTGGCGGGCTTTCGATCGACGAGGTGCTGGCCCGCAGCGGCTGTCCGCGCGGATCGGTGTACCACCATTTTCCGGGCGGGCGGGCCGAGCTGCAGCGGCGAACGCTCGAATACGCGGGGGAGTCCTACGCAGGAATGATCGAGCGCGCGGCCGCCAAGGGGGGATCCGAGGCCGTGATCAGTCGGGTGATTGCGTTCTGGACCAGGGTGTTGACCGAGAGTGAGTTTCGGGCCGGCTGCCCGGTAGCGGCCGCGGCAGTGAATCCCGCTGTGGGGGAAGAGGATTTGGCGAGCCGCGCCGCCGAGATCTACTTGGTCTGGCGAGATGCCGTGGCGGCCGCTTATATCGCCGAGGGCGCCACTGCTGAGCACGCCGAAGTGTTGGCGAACACGGCTCTGTCTACTGTGCATGGCGCTATCACCCTGTGCCGGATCACCCGTAGCCTGGGTCCGCTGGAATCCGTGGCGGAATCGCTTCGGCTGCTCGCTGCTTCGGCGGAGCGGCGAACCCCGGCAGACAACTAA
- a CDS encoding winged helix-turn-helix transcriptional regulator: MRTYGQYCGLARALDVVGNRWSLLVVRELLTGPARYRQLQAGLPGISTNLLTARLRELEDAGVVQRQLDDDSNGVAYALTDWGHELRHTVASLVNWSKPLMAAGPQNDSFQPHWLVVALESLLGPNRAKAPAAAGIEVDGTTLMVRIDKTGTHVSPPVDEQPTTVLRTEPMVILGLAAGMLTVQQAIAAGALSGDPHDLAAVFTPR; this comes from the coding sequence ATGCGCACATATGGGCAGTACTGCGGCTTGGCGCGTGCGCTCGACGTCGTGGGCAATCGGTGGAGCCTGCTCGTGGTGCGCGAATTGCTCACCGGCCCAGCGCGCTATAGGCAACTCCAGGCGGGGCTCCCCGGAATCTCTACCAATCTGTTGACCGCTCGTTTACGTGAACTGGAAGACGCCGGCGTAGTTCAGCGCCAACTGGACGACGACAGCAACGGCGTCGCCTACGCACTCACCGATTGGGGACACGAACTCCGTCATACCGTCGCCTCCCTGGTGAACTGGAGCAAGCCGCTCATGGCCGCCGGCCCACAGAACGACAGCTTTCAACCCCACTGGCTGGTGGTGGCTCTGGAGTCACTGCTGGGCCCCAACCGGGCCAAGGCACCGGCAGCGGCCGGCATCGAAGTCGACGGCACCACCCTGATGGTGCGCATCGACAAGACCGGCACCCACGTGAGCCCGCCGGTCGATGAGCAACCCACGACCGTGCTCCGCACCGAGCCGATGGTGATACTGGGTTTGGCCGCCGGCATGCTTACCGTCCAGCAAGCGATCGCCGCGGGCGCCCTCAGCGGTGACCCGCACGACCTCGCGGCAGTATTCACCCCCCGCTGA
- a CDS encoding alpha/beta fold hydrolase, giving the protein MLKYEIHGTGEPLVLVHGITHRRQAWYPVLDHLTDHRTVVLFDLPGHGESHDFVVRDSDVQGTLRDELVGLLDQLGLERPHIAGNSLGGRIALEAAADSLVASATVLSPAAYWHNAVDFAYVRTLFRVLTTSARLLAPAVPKLARSPRARRLMGGVVSAHPERIPAEEFVGDLNGMRRAIPAMKKIFPAAEVFDREIPADIPVTVAWAARDRILLPYQARIAERRLPQARHLRLHGCGHVPMADDPELVARVLLEGSAPHAQAEAS; this is encoded by the coding sequence ATGCTGAAGTACGAGATCCACGGAACGGGAGAGCCCCTGGTGCTCGTCCATGGGATCACCCACCGCAGGCAGGCGTGGTACCCCGTGCTGGACCATCTGACCGACCATCGCACCGTGGTCCTGTTCGACCTGCCCGGGCACGGCGAGTCCCATGACTTCGTGGTCCGCGACAGTGACGTCCAGGGGACCCTGCGCGACGAACTGGTCGGGCTCTTGGACCAGCTGGGCCTGGAGCGCCCCCACATTGCGGGCAACTCACTGGGCGGTCGCATCGCGCTAGAAGCCGCCGCCGACAGCTTGGTCGCCAGCGCCACGGTGCTCTCCCCCGCCGCCTACTGGCACAACGCGGTGGACTTCGCCTATGTCCGCACGCTCTTCCGAGTACTGACCACCAGCGCCCGCCTGCTGGCGCCCGCCGTCCCCAAGCTGGCCCGCTCACCCCGGGCACGGCGGCTGATGGGCGGGGTCGTGTCAGCGCACCCCGAGCGGATACCCGCCGAGGAGTTCGTGGGCGACCTCAACGGCATGCGCCGGGCCATTCCGGCCATGAAGAAGATCTTTCCGGCCGCCGAAGTGTTCGACCGGGAGATCCCGGCCGACATCCCGGTGACCGTCGCGTGGGCTGCACGCGACCGGATCCTGCTGCCCTACCAAGCCCGCATCGCCGAACGCCGGCTCCCCCAGGCCCGCCACCTGCGGCTACACGGGTGCGGTCACGTACCGATGGCCGACGACCCCGAGCTGGTCGCTCGGGTGCTGCTGGAGGGCAGCGCACCCCACGCGCAGGCCGAGGCGTCCTAG
- a CDS encoding SRPBCC family protein produces the protein MRYRDTPIVQESVVIAADPQRVWELVTDVTLPARFSPELAAVEWIEGDAVAVGNRFRGRNAHAALGEWSTESVIVEVEEGRRWVWDVAGAEGQPTASWGFEVEPVRDGTLVRQWGRMGPGRSGLSFAIDRMPDKEGRIIDNRLAEWREGLKANLRGIAELLVSEPDSGAAG, from the coding sequence ATGCGCTACCGGGATACGCCGATCGTTCAGGAGTCGGTGGTGATCGCCGCCGACCCGCAGCGCGTCTGGGAGCTCGTCACCGATGTGACGCTGCCGGCGCGCTTCTCACCCGAGCTGGCCGCCGTTGAGTGGATCGAGGGTGATGCTGTAGCGGTCGGGAACCGGTTTCGCGGCCGCAACGCGCACGCTGCGCTGGGAGAGTGGAGCACCGAGTCGGTGATCGTGGAGGTCGAGGAGGGCCGCCGCTGGGTCTGGGACGTGGCCGGCGCCGAGGGGCAACCGACCGCGTCCTGGGGCTTCGAAGTCGAGCCCGTCCGCGACGGGACCCTGGTGCGGCAGTGGGGCCGGATGGGGCCGGGGCGTTCGGGTTTGAGTTTCGCCATCGACCGGATGCCCGACAAAGAGGGCCGAATCATCGACAATCGGCTGGCCGAATGGCGCGAGGGACTCAAGGCGAACCTGCGAGGGATCGCCGAGCTGCTTGTCTCCGAGCCTGATTCGGGCGCTGCGGGATAG
- a CDS encoding LLM class F420-dependent oxidoreductase yields MTRPLRVAVQIQPGGTPDYRTWRNAVLAADDLGVDVIFGYDHFHRPAMEAIVGGKPILAEDQPDVSNFEGWTALASWGEITSHAEIGLLVTGVGYRNADLLADMARTVDHISGGRLILGLGAGWYEKDYTTYGYEFGTAGSRFDLFDESLERIERRLAALVPPPVRKLPILIGGTGPKRALPAIARHADIWHAFQDIEAYRRSSDLVDELAASFSRRGSDIERSTLWVDDPSADAFRDAGVTLFQTELTSDDGYDLTSLKQVLRWRDNG; encoded by the coding sequence ATGACTCGTCCCCTACGCGTCGCCGTTCAGATTCAGCCCGGCGGCACGCCCGACTATCGCACGTGGCGCAACGCCGTACTGGCGGCCGACGACCTCGGCGTCGACGTGATCTTCGGCTACGACCACTTCCATCGCCCGGCCATGGAGGCCATTGTCGGCGGCAAACCCATCCTCGCCGAAGACCAGCCTGACGTTTCCAATTTCGAGGGCTGGACCGCACTCGCGTCGTGGGGTGAGATCACCTCACACGCCGAGATCGGCCTGCTCGTCACCGGGGTCGGCTACCGCAACGCAGACTTGCTGGCCGACATGGCCCGCACCGTCGACCACATCAGCGGCGGGCGGCTCATTCTCGGTCTCGGTGCTGGATGGTACGAAAAGGACTACACCACATACGGTTATGAATTCGGCACCGCAGGCTCGCGATTCGATCTGTTCGACGAGAGTCTCGAGCGCATCGAAAGGCGGCTTGCCGCACTGGTTCCTCCACCCGTGCGCAAACTGCCGATCCTCATCGGCGGAACTGGACCCAAGCGCGCACTTCCCGCGATTGCCCGCCACGCCGACATCTGGCACGCTTTCCAGGACATCGAGGCGTACCGCAGGTCCAGCGACCTCGTCGACGAACTTGCAGCCTCGTTCAGCCGCCGTGGCTCGGATATCGAACGCTCAACGCTCTGGGTGGACGACCCCAGTGCCGACGCCTTCCGCGATGCGGGTGTCACGCTGTTTCAGACCGAGCTCACGTCCGATGACGGCTACGACCTCACCTCACTCAAGCAGGTGTTGAGGTGGCGAGACAACGGGTGA
- a CDS encoding DUF6498-containing protein produces the protein MNHQPASEPEAQRRRPLSPAHLFAALGVIAVPAFGWFGQHWSGATTVVVYWFENVAMCLYVIARIAIHQRLNPKYGHFRYQGPGTGDARTSSFVSGFALISLAFCAAHGVFLAAILALLTYNRAPELAMIDLSWRSVGWGCLGVFVFLTLDFLIDLSTLRQWSFRDVEVTANVGLGRVMVVHMTLLLGFVAIAATDAPSALFTVFVVLKTMAALSTVIPQWEPEKPPRMLTNLMNRTPNVHPGERFEDFWAKDQASERQRQRRNEQPWRATTS, from the coding sequence ATGAATCACCAGCCCGCCTCGGAGCCGGAGGCGCAACGGCGGCGTCCGCTGTCGCCTGCTCATCTGTTCGCCGCGCTGGGAGTGATCGCGGTGCCGGCCTTTGGCTGGTTCGGTCAGCATTGGTCCGGCGCAACCACAGTGGTGGTGTACTGGTTCGAGAACGTGGCGATGTGCCTGTATGTGATCGCCCGCATCGCCATCCACCAACGACTGAACCCCAAGTACGGTCATTTCCGCTACCAGGGACCGGGAACCGGCGACGCCCGGACGTCGTCGTTCGTGAGCGGGTTCGCCCTCATCAGCCTGGCCTTCTGCGCGGCCCACGGCGTCTTCCTTGCCGCCATCCTGGCGCTACTCACCTACAACCGCGCGCCCGAGCTCGCGATGATCGATCTCAGCTGGCGCAGCGTCGGGTGGGGGTGCCTGGGCGTGTTTGTCTTCCTGACCCTCGATTTCCTCATCGATCTGAGCACGCTGCGTCAATGGTCCTTCCGCGACGTCGAGGTCACCGCCAACGTCGGACTGGGCCGAGTCATGGTCGTGCATATGACGTTGCTGCTCGGATTCGTCGCGATCGCCGCCACCGATGCGCCCAGCGCACTTTTCACGGTGTTCGTCGTGCTGAAGACCATGGCTGCACTGAGCACCGTCATTCCACAATGGGAGCCGGAAAAGCCGCCGCGGATGTTGACCAACCTGATGAATCGCACGCCCAACGTGCACCCCGGCGAACGCTTCGAAGACTTCTGGGCCAAGGATCAGGCCAGCGAACGCCAGCGGCAGCGGCGCAACGAGCAGCCCTGGCGGGCCACCACGTCCTAA
- a CDS encoding LLM class flavin-dependent oxidoreductase yields the protein MRVGVAVAPQEPGAVEFAQAAEHIGVDSLWAPEIWGYDALTGLSFLAARTSAIGLGTFVVQLGSRTPAMLAGSALSLQQLSGGRFTLGIGVSGPRVMEGWHGVEFAHPVQRTRETIDIIRMIARGERLQYAGREYQLPLPDSRGAALVPALLPAELPIYVAAMGPANLRLTGELADGWLGNAFIPELSEVFFQPLAEGAARSGRDLAALDLVAPVALEVTEDEARTDELIREHAAGYAFTIGAMGAGKENFYNQAFGRLGFAEQVDEVARLWQQGDKAAARAAVPLELGGLTNIIGDRERITQRVRAYRAAGVGTLLAKVSGSIEERIAALEVLVAAARD from the coding sequence ATGCGAGTCGGAGTCGCGGTAGCGCCGCAGGAGCCCGGCGCTGTCGAGTTCGCGCAGGCCGCAGAACACATCGGCGTCGACTCCTTGTGGGCACCGGAGATCTGGGGCTACGACGCCCTGACCGGCCTGTCGTTTCTGGCCGCCCGCACCAGCGCTATCGGGTTGGGCACGTTCGTCGTGCAGCTGGGCTCGCGCACCCCGGCGATGCTGGCCGGATCGGCCCTGAGTCTGCAGCAGCTCTCCGGTGGCCGCTTCACCCTGGGGATCGGTGTCTCGGGCCCGCGCGTCATGGAGGGTTGGCATGGCGTGGAGTTCGCCCATCCGGTGCAGCGAACACGGGAGACCATCGACATCATCAGAATGATCGCCCGGGGCGAACGCCTGCAGTACGCCGGCAGGGAGTACCAACTGCCGCTCCCCGACAGTCGCGGCGCCGCACTGGTCCCTGCACTGCTCCCCGCCGAACTGCCCATCTACGTCGCCGCCATGGGTCCGGCAAACCTGCGCCTCACCGGCGAACTCGCCGACGGCTGGCTGGGCAATGCCTTCATTCCGGAGCTTTCCGAGGTGTTCTTCCAGCCACTGGCCGAAGGAGCGGCACGCTCGGGCCGCGACCTGGCAGCGCTGGACCTGGTGGCCCCGGTCGCACTGGAGGTCACCGAGGACGAGGCCCGCACCGATGAACTGATTCGCGAGCATGCGGCCGGCTATGCGTTCACGATCGGAGCGATGGGCGCCGGTAAGGAGAACTTCTACAATCAGGCCTTCGGCCGGCTCGGTTTCGCCGAACAGGTCGACGAGGTGGCGCGCCTGTGGCAGCAGGGCGATAAGGCCGCCGCCCGCGCCGCCGTCCCGTTGGAATTGGGCGGACTCACCAACATCATCGGTGACCGTGAGCGGATCACCCAGCGTGTGCGGGCCTATCGCGCCGCCGGCGTCGGCACCCTGCTTGCCAAGGTGTCGGGCAGCATCGAAGAGCGGATCGCCGCGCTCGAGGTGCTCGTGGCCGCGGCACGCGACTGA
- a CDS encoding cellulose-binding domain-containing protein: MAVLRRRVKRWCAALHVAVAAAMVVMLGFATTAVAHAAAATATLSVTSTWQTGFIARFTITNWSAVPMTDWRLEFDLPAGESISHAWSSSVGRSGTHYVVVPVNWNRIIAPGGSATGGFRGVLSGPYSPPANCMLNRQYLCI, from the coding sequence ATGGCCGTACTGCGACGTCGCGTGAAGCGCTGGTGCGCAGCACTTCACGTTGCCGTGGCCGCCGCGATGGTCGTGATGCTGGGATTCGCCACCACCGCGGTGGCTCATGCCGCCGCGGCCACTGCGACGCTGTCGGTGACCTCGACCTGGCAGACGGGTTTCATCGCGCGCTTCACCATCACCAATTGGAGCGCGGTGCCGATGACCGATTGGCGGCTTGAATTCGACTTGCCGGCGGGTGAATCGATCTCGCATGCGTGGAGCAGCAGCGTGGGCCGATCCGGTACGCACTATGTGGTGGTTCCGGTGAATTGGAATCGGATCATCGCTCCCGGCGGCTCGGCCACCGGTGGGTTCAGAGGCGTGTTGTCCGGGCCGTACTCACCCCCGGCGAACTGCATGCTCAACAGGCAGTACCTCTGCATCTGA
- a CDS encoding HNH endonuclease signature motif containing protein produces MSPAASTATAEPHSAVRLEVLFDELAELTGQRNAIDGRIVEIAAEIERDELWGATGARSIAALLAWKTGSAPSNAATIATVAHRLDEFPRCAQGMREGRLSLDQVGVIAHRAGPGSDEHYAQLAGVATVTQLRTAVSLEPRPEPGPRPEPQASITKTSDAEFDFWRIALPHAESAKFEAALHSHHDALVTDWKRDREAGGEGSDHATPIPTNIDAFMRLVETSWDVEVQRRPHGQRTTVVVHVDVQQQVGSLHLGPLLSDSERRYLLCDATCEVWFHDAGEVIGSGRSTRTISRRLRRALEHRHPTCAVPGCAATRGLHAHHITHWEDGGATELDNLVLLCPYHHRLHHRGGITITGPAGELVVTDGGGQRLQPGSLARQPSTPPPAVGPCPGPTGERANWWWYEPFRPQAPPTTN; encoded by the coding sequence ATGTCCCCCGCCGCATCGACAGCCACCGCGGAACCGCACTCCGCAGTGCGGCTTGAGGTGCTCTTCGACGAGCTGGCCGAGCTGACCGGTCAACGCAACGCGATCGACGGACGCATCGTCGAGATCGCCGCCGAGATCGAGCGCGACGAGTTGTGGGGTGCTACTGGGGCACGCTCCATTGCGGCGCTGCTGGCCTGGAAGACCGGCTCAGCACCGAGCAACGCCGCCACGATTGCCACTGTGGCGCACCGCCTTGACGAGTTTCCCCGCTGCGCCCAAGGTATGCGGGAGGGCCGATTGTCGCTGGATCAGGTTGGGGTGATCGCGCACCGGGCCGGCCCGGGATCCGACGAGCACTATGCGCAGCTGGCCGGCGTCGCCACCGTCACACAGCTGCGCACTGCGGTCTCCTTGGAGCCACGTCCAGAACCGGGTCCGCGGCCCGAGCCGCAGGCGTCGATCACCAAGACGTCTGACGCCGAGTTCGACTTCTGGCGCATCGCACTACCCCACGCAGAATCAGCGAAGTTCGAGGCCGCACTGCACTCGCACCATGACGCCCTTGTGACGGACTGGAAACGCGACCGCGAGGCCGGCGGCGAGGGGTCCGATCACGCAACACCGATCCCGACGAACATCGACGCATTCATGCGGCTGGTCGAGACGAGTTGGGATGTCGAGGTACAGCGACGCCCCCACGGGCAGCGCACCACCGTGGTGGTGCACGTGGACGTCCAGCAGCAGGTCGGCTCCCTGCACCTGGGCCCGCTGCTTTCAGACTCCGAGCGGCGGTATCTGCTGTGCGATGCCACGTGCGAAGTCTGGTTCCACGACGCAGGCGAAGTGATCGGCTCTGGTCGATCGACCCGCACCATCAGCCGTCGCCTTCGACGCGCACTCGAGCACCGCCACCCCACCTGCGCCGTTCCCGGCTGCGCGGCAACCCGCGGCTTGCACGCCCACCACATCACGCACTGGGAAGACGGTGGGGCTACCGAACTGGACAATCTGGTACTGCTCTGCCCCTATCACCACCGTCTGCACCATCGAGGCGGCATCACCATCACCGGCCCGGCCGGTGAACTTGTGGTGACCGACGGTGGGGGCCAGCGGCTCCAACCAGGATCGTTGGCCCGGCAGCCGAGCACGCCACCACCAGCGGTCGGCCCCTGTCCCGGACCGACTGGCGAGCGCGCGAACTGGTGGTGGTACGAACCATTCCGACCGCAAGCGCCGCCGACCACCAATTAG
- a CDS encoding TIGR03617 family F420-dependent LLM class oxidoreductase, with the protein MQIDVMTIPQQLGKVGELARTTAAGFSGLLFTEAGRTAYLNAAIASQAAPGLELSTGVAVAFPRSPFVTAATAWELQEATGGRFRLGLGTQVRTHVVRRYGAAFDRPGPRLRDYVLAVKACFTAFRTGKLDHHGDFYELDFITPQWSAGPIDAPDPKVDVAAVNPWMLRMAGEVADGVHVHPLGEPGYLARHVVPKVAEGAHKAGRAASEIAVIVPAMTIVGDSDEERHKEREFVRASLSFYGSTPNYAFIWDEAGFEGTTARIREKQKAGDMAGMAAQITDEHLAHFATESTWDELADKLIDKYGGVATRLVLYNALGDPGRFEHYGEVARNISGQQHAVTTQ; encoded by the coding sequence GTGCAGATTGACGTGATGACCATTCCGCAGCAGTTGGGAAAGGTCGGCGAACTGGCCCGCACGACGGCGGCGGGCTTTTCAGGACTGCTCTTCACCGAGGCCGGGCGCACCGCGTATCTCAACGCCGCCATCGCATCTCAAGCCGCGCCCGGTCTGGAGTTGTCGACCGGGGTGGCGGTTGCCTTTCCGCGCAGCCCATTTGTCACCGCGGCCACGGCATGGGAGTTGCAAGAGGCCACCGGTGGCAGGTTCCGGCTTGGACTGGGCACCCAGGTCCGCACTCATGTGGTGCGCCGTTACGGGGCAGCGTTCGATCGCCCCGGCCCGCGGCTGCGCGACTACGTGCTTGCGGTGAAGGCCTGCTTCACCGCGTTCCGGACCGGGAAGCTGGATCATCACGGGGACTTCTACGAGCTGGATTTCATCACCCCGCAGTGGAGCGCCGGACCGATCGACGCCCCTGACCCCAAAGTCGATGTCGCGGCGGTGAATCCGTGGATGCTGCGGATGGCCGGAGAAGTTGCCGACGGTGTGCATGTCCATCCTCTCGGGGAGCCCGGTTATCTCGCCCGCCACGTGGTTCCGAAGGTAGCCGAAGGAGCCCACAAGGCCGGACGCGCAGCCTCGGAGATCGCCGTGATCGTGCCCGCGATGACCATCGTCGGTGACAGCGACGAGGAGCGACACAAGGAGCGGGAATTCGTGCGGGCCAGCCTGAGCTTCTACGGAAGCACCCCGAACTACGCCTTCATCTGGGACGAGGCCGGATTCGAGGGCACCACCGCGCGGATCCGGGAGAAGCAGAAGGCCGGCGATATGGCGGGGATGGCCGCTCAGATCACCGACGAGCATCTTGCCCACTTCGCCACCGAATCGACGTGGGATGAGTTGGCGGACAAGCTGATCGACAAGTATGGCGGAGTCGCGACGCGCCTGGTCCTGTACAACGCGCTCGGCGATCCCGGGCGTTTCGAGCACTACGGCGAGGTTGCCCGGAATATTTCGGGTCAGCAGCACGCCGTGACGACTCAATGA